Proteins from one Drosophila gunungcola strain Sukarami chromosome 3R, Dgunungcola_SK_2, whole genome shotgun sequence genomic window:
- the LOC128251707 gene encoding modifier of mdg4, with protein sequence INKNQQKSLLSRFIFIFCPKGLILPGCSNLLRLFLKLTAATSASASRGIPPRKRGRPKTKVEDLTPKPKLLDKLHAATLNEEASEPAVYASTTKGGVKLIFNGHLFKFSFRKADYSVFQCCYREHGDECKVRVVCDQKRVFPYDGEHVHFMQASDKSCLPSQFMPGDSGAISSLSPNKDTKVEQLIKTTTKLESSDAKEDEDFEEFEIQEIDEIELDEPLPDKLPAKEEEVDPNDFREKIKRRLQKALQNKKK encoded by the exons ataaacaaaaaccagcAAAAGTCCCTCCTCAgtcgttttattttcattttttgcccGAAAGGCCTTATCTTACCCGGATGTTCTAACCTGTTGCGTTTGTTTCTCAAATTGACAGCCGCCACATCCGCATCTGCATCTCGAGGAATCCCACCACGTAAACGCGGCAGGCCCAAGACCAAGGTTGAGGATCTGACGCCCAAGCCGAAGCTGCTGGACAAATTGCATGCGGCGACCTTGAACGAGGAGGCCAGCGAGCCGGCGGTGTACGCGTCCACCACGAAGG GCGGTGTCAAGCTCATCTTCAATGGCCACCTGTTCAAGTTCTCGTTCCGCAAGGCGGACTATTCGGTGTTCCAGTGCTGCTACCGGGAGCACGGTGACGAATGCAAGGTGCGGGTGGTGTGCGACCAGAAGCGGGTTTTTCCCTATGACGGCGAGCATGTCCACTTCATGCAGGCCAGCGACAAAAGCTGTCTGCCCTCGCAGTTCATGCCCGGCGACTCGGGAGCCATATCTTCGCTGTCGCCCAATAAGGACACCAAGGTGGAACAGCTGATCAAGACCACCACCAAGCTGGAGAGTTCCGACGCCAAGGAGGATGAAGATTTCGAGGAGTTTGAGATTCAGGAGATCGATGAGATCGAGCTGGACGAACCGCTGCCGGACAAGTTGCCCgccaaggaggaggaggtggaccCCAACGAC